Proteins encoded in a region of the Methylosinus trichosporium OB3b genome:
- a CDS encoding DMT family transporter: protein MAWLILFLGGMFEVGWLITMKYTDGFTRLAPSAATLALMGASVGCLGIAVKTIPMGTAYAVWTGTSIAGAAVVGICVFGESTTPLRLVSIALILAGVVGLRVQPNHAGDPSPRAGETRQK from the coding sequence ATGGCATGGCTCATCCTGTTTCTCGGCGGCATGTTCGAGGTCGGCTGGCTGATCACGATGAAATATACGGATGGCTTCACGCGGCTCGCGCCATCGGCCGCGACATTGGCGCTGATGGGCGCGAGCGTCGGCTGCCTCGGCATAGCGGTCAAGACCATTCCGATGGGCACGGCCTATGCGGTCTGGACCGGCACGAGCATCGCCGGCGCCGCGGTGGTCGGCATCTGCGTCTTCGGCGAATCGACGACGCCGCTGCGCCTCGTCTCGATCGCGCTCATTCTCGCCGGCGTGGTCGGGCTGCGGGTGCAGCCCAATCACGCGGGCGACCCCTCCCCCCGCGCCGGCGAAACGCGTCAAAAATAG
- a CDS encoding ribbon-helix-helix domain-containing protein, with product MKAWVERQAAGYGNAGDYIRDLTRKDQEREPSLALLQAAVAEGIERGAPQPFDAETFKLRMRERHGVR from the coding sequence ATGAAGGCATGGGTCGAGCGTCAGGCCGCGGGCTATGGCAATGCGGGCGATTATATTCGCGATCTGACCCGCAAGGATCAGGAGCGCGAGCCGTCGCTCGCTCTGCTGCAGGCGGCTGTCGCCGAGGGGATCGAGAGGGGCGCGCCGCAGCCTTTCGACGCGGAAACATTTAAGCTGCGCATGAGGGAGCGGCATGGCGTCCGGTGA
- a CDS encoding PIN domain-containing protein, with translation MRGIVVVDTNLLLLLIVGAASPAYIAKHKRLSEYSADDLHLLQLIISEFAEIVCIPHVLSEVSNLVKGIDERSRLEIMRKLRHFIEVTRELHVPSVRGTARSEFADLGLTDAIILHLCNLSLGGLAPTLVTADRDLANRALALGCSVIDYRRDFMDP, from the coding sequence ATGCGAGGCATTGTTGTTGTTGACACAAATCTCTTATTGCTGCTTATTGTAGGCGCAGCATCACCCGCTTACATTGCAAAGCACAAGCGTCTTTCCGAGTATTCCGCTGACGATCTCCATCTGTTGCAGCTGATAATTTCAGAATTTGCAGAGATCGTCTGCATCCCGCATGTCCTCTCAGAAGTGTCAAATCTGGTGAAGGGAATCGACGAACGCTCTCGACTCGAAATTATGAGGAAGCTCAGGCACTTCATCGAAGTGACGCGCGAACTTCACGTTCCGAGCGTTCGGGGGACGGCCCGGTCTGAATTCGCCGATCTCGGTCTCACGGATGCGATCATTTTACATTTGTGTAATTTGTCCCTGGGCGGTTTGGCGCCGACTTTAGTCACTGCAGACCGCGATCTGGCAAACAGAGCGCTCGCCCTGGGTTGCAGCGTTATCGATTATCGACGGGATTTCATGGATCCGTAG